One window of Agromyces rhizosphaerae genomic DNA carries:
- a CDS encoding helix-turn-helix domain-containing protein: MTSSGAEPVGRFLTLGDVAEILRISLSEASDLVRSGELPAIRISSVGVWRVERDVLESYIEAKYEEARRLNLWLQSDFANIPELSGGRVVREPHRG; the protein is encoded by the coding sequence ATGACCAGCTCGGGTGCGGAACCCGTCGGGCGTTTCCTCACGCTCGGCGATGTCGCGGAGATCCTCCGGATCTCGCTCTCCGAGGCCTCCGACCTGGTCCGATCGGGCGAGCTCCCGGCGATCCGCATCTCGAGCGTGGGCGTCTGGCGCGTCGAGCGGGACGTGCTCGAGTCGTACATCGAGGCGAAGTACGAGGAGGCCAGGCGCCTGAACCTGTGGCTGCAGTCGGACTTCGCGAACATCCCCGAGCTCTCGGGCGGCCGGGTCGTCCGCGAGCCGCACCGCGGCTGA
- the secA gene encoding preprotein translocase subunit SecA — MASILERVLRVGEGRTLKRLEHYAKAVNALEEDFSSLSDEELKHETVELRERYLGGESLDDLLPEAFAAIREAAKRTLGMRPYDVQLMGGAALHLGNIAEMKTGEGKTLVATTAAYLNALAGRGVHIITVNDFLASYQSELMGRVFRALGMTTGCIVAGQNPTERREQYQADITYGTNNEFGFDYLRDNMAWQSSDMVQRGHFFAIVDEVDSILIDEARTPLIISGPASGEANRWFGEFARLAQRLVPGEDFEVDEKKRTVGVLEPGIEKVEDYLGIDNLYESANTPLISFLNNAIKAAALFKRDKDYVVMNGEVLIVDEHTGRILVGRRYNEGIHQAIEAKEGVQVKAENQTLATVTLQNYFRLYGKLAGMTGTAETEAAEFMSTYKLGVVAIPTNKPMVRIDQPDLVYKNEEAKFAQVVEDIVERHRNGQPVLVGTTSVEKSEYLSRLLAKKGVRHEVLNAKNHAREAAIIAQAGRLGAVTVATNMAGRGTDIMLGGNAEFLAVQEMHEKGLSPAETPDEYEAEWDGVFDRVKATVATEAEKVLAAGGLYVLGTERHESRRIDNQLRGRSGRQGDPGESRFYLSLTDDLMRLFNSGAAESLMSRGVPDDVAIESKVVTRAIRSAQSQVETRNAEIRKNVLKYDDVLNRQREAIYGDRRHILQGDDLHERTQHFLEDVIDEVLDQHIGEGNPDEWDFDALWAELKTLYPIGITIDEVVAEAGEKGRINREFVRSEILSDAKLAYGRREEQLGSPAMRELERRVVLSVIDRRWRDHLYEMDYLKDGIGLRAMAQRDPLVEYQREGYAMFQQMMGSIREESVGFLFNLEVEVNPAGAAGPTIAARGLTRQQAPEEKLSYSAPSDSGGVEVRNQRGQVQQAATQRARRAVAAQQSQSMPRPTGQEVARGAFGQPTSAEQSPAQAPQNRAQRRAQERRGR, encoded by the coding sequence GTGGCCTCAATTCTGGAAAGGGTTCTTCGCGTCGGCGAAGGACGCACGCTCAAGCGACTGGAGCACTACGCGAAGGCGGTCAACGCCCTCGAGGAGGACTTCAGCTCCCTGAGCGACGAGGAACTGAAGCACGAGACGGTCGAGCTGCGCGAGCGCTACCTCGGCGGCGAGTCGCTCGACGACCTGCTCCCGGAGGCGTTCGCGGCGATCCGCGAGGCCGCCAAGCGCACGCTGGGCATGCGCCCCTACGACGTGCAGCTCATGGGCGGCGCGGCGCTGCACCTCGGCAACATCGCCGAGATGAAGACCGGTGAGGGCAAGACGCTCGTCGCGACGACGGCCGCGTACCTCAACGCGCTCGCGGGCCGCGGCGTGCACATCATCACCGTCAACGACTTCCTCGCGAGCTACCAGTCCGAGCTCATGGGCCGCGTGTTCCGCGCGCTCGGCATGACGACCGGATGCATCGTGGCCGGCCAGAACCCCACGGAGCGGCGCGAGCAGTACCAGGCCGACATCACGTACGGCACCAACAACGAGTTCGGCTTCGACTACCTGCGCGACAACATGGCGTGGCAGTCCTCCGACATGGTGCAGCGCGGCCACTTCTTCGCGATCGTCGACGAGGTCGACTCGATCCTCATCGACGAGGCGCGCACGCCGCTCATCATCTCGGGCCCGGCCTCGGGCGAGGCGAACCGCTGGTTCGGCGAGTTCGCGCGCCTCGCGCAGCGCCTGGTGCCGGGCGAGGACTTCGAGGTCGACGAGAAGAAGCGCACCGTCGGCGTGCTCGAGCCGGGCATCGAGAAGGTCGAGGACTACCTCGGCATCGACAACCTGTACGAGTCGGCGAACACGCCGCTGATCTCGTTCCTCAACAACGCGATCAAGGCCGCGGCGCTGTTCAAGCGCGACAAGGACTACGTCGTCATGAACGGCGAGGTGCTCATCGTCGACGAGCACACCGGACGCATCCTGGTCGGCCGCCGCTACAACGAGGGCATCCACCAGGCGATCGAGGCGAAGGAGGGCGTGCAGGTCAAGGCCGAGAACCAGACCCTCGCCACCGTCACGCTGCAGAACTACTTCCGGCTCTACGGCAAGCTCGCCGGCATGACCGGTACCGCCGAGACCGAGGCCGCCGAGTTCATGTCGACCTACAAGCTCGGCGTCGTCGCCATTCCGACGAACAAGCCGATGGTGCGCATCGACCAGCCCGACCTCGTCTACAAGAACGAGGAGGCGAAGTTCGCCCAGGTCGTCGAGGACATCGTCGAGCGCCACCGGAACGGCCAGCCCGTGCTCGTCGGCACCACCAGCGTCGAGAAGAGCGAGTACCTCTCGCGCCTGCTGGCGAAGAAGGGCGTGCGGCACGAGGTGCTGAACGCGAAGAACCACGCGCGCGAGGCCGCGATCATCGCCCAGGCCGGCCGGCTCGGCGCGGTCACCGTGGCGACGAACATGGCCGGTCGCGGCACCGACATCATGCTCGGCGGCAACGCCGAGTTCCTCGCGGTGCAGGAGATGCACGAGAAGGGCCTGAGCCCCGCCGAGACGCCCGACGAGTACGAGGCCGAGTGGGACGGCGTCTTCGACCGCGTCAAGGCCACCGTCGCGACCGAGGCCGAGAAGGTGCTCGCGGCCGGAGGGCTCTACGTGCTCGGCACCGAGCGCCACGAGTCGCGCCGCATCGACAACCAGCTGCGCGGCCGCTCGGGCCGCCAGGGCGACCCGGGCGAGAGCCGGTTCTACCTGTCGCTGACCGACGACCTGATGCGCCTGTTCAACTCGGGCGCCGCCGAGAGCCTCATGTCGCGCGGCGTGCCCGACGACGTCGCGATCGAGTCCAAGGTCGTGACCCGCGCCATCCGTTCGGCCCAGTCGCAGGTCGAGACGCGCAACGCGGAGATCCGCAAGAACGTGCTGAAGTACGACGACGTGCTGAACCGCCAGCGCGAGGCGATCTACGGCGACCGCCGGCACATCCTGCAGGGCGACGACCTGCACGAGCGCACGCAGCACTTCCTCGAGGACGTCATCGACGAGGTGCTCGACCAGCACATCGGCGAGGGCAACCCCGACGAGTGGGACTTCGACGCGCTCTGGGCCGAGCTCAAGACGCTCTACCCGATCGGCATCACGATCGACGAGGTCGTCGCCGAGGCCGGCGAGAAGGGCCGCATCAACCGCGAGTTCGTGCGCAGCGAGATCCTCTCCGACGCGAAGCTCGCCTACGGGCGCCGCGAGGAGCAGCTCGGGTCGCCGGCGATGCGCGAGCTCGAGCGCCGCGTGGTGCTCTCGGTCATCGACCGGCGCTGGCGCGACCACCTCTACGAGATGGACTACCTCAAGGACGGCATCGGCCTGCGCGCCATGGCGCAGCGCGACCCGCTCGTGGAGTACCAGCGCGAGGGCTACGCGATGTTCCAGCAGATGATGGGCTCGATCCGCGAGGAGTCGGTGGGCTTCCTGTTCAACCTCGAGGTCGAGGTCAACCCGGCGGGTGCCGCAGGCCCGACCATCGCGGCCCGTGGCCTGACGCGCCAGCAGGCACCGGAGGAGAAGCTCAGCTACTCCGCGCCGAGCGACTCCGGCGGCGTGGAGGTGCGCAACCAGCGCGGCCAGGTGCAGCAGGCGGCCACGCAGCGCGCCCGTCGCGCGGTCGCCGCGCAGCAGTCGCAGTCGATGCCGCGGCCGACCGGCCAGGAGGTCGCGCGCGGGGCGTTCGGCCAGCCCACGTCGGCGGAGCAGTCGCCGGCGCAGGCGCCGCAGAACCGGGCGCAGCGCCGGGCGCAGGAGCGTCGCGGGCGCTAA
- a CDS encoding Rv3235 family protein, producing the protein MRSELPDPEPLLTNLTRCVIEVLAGARELEQMARWVNDDVYRHLLKRVVLGARARRVKGQAPSRPAFSIGRIHQCEPRDGVIEAVVMVHSKARSRAVAIRLEGLDARWRASAISVL; encoded by the coding sequence GTGCGCAGCGAGCTTCCAGATCCGGAGCCGCTGCTCACCAACCTGACCCGCTGCGTGATCGAGGTGCTCGCGGGGGCGAGAGAACTCGAGCAGATGGCCAGGTGGGTGAACGACGACGTGTACCGGCACCTGCTGAAGCGCGTCGTGCTCGGTGCCCGCGCGCGTCGCGTCAAGGGGCAGGCCCCCTCGCGACCCGCGTTCAGCATCGGGCGCATCCACCAGTGCGAGCCGCGCGACGGCGTGATCGAGGCGGTGGTGATGGTGCACAGCAAGGCACGCTCGCGCGCCGTCGCGATCCGGCTCGAGGGGCTCGACGCACGCTGGCGCGCGAGCGCCATCAGCGTCCTCTGA
- a CDS encoding AAA family ATPase, with protein MARIALVLGHELEDRILADVVEHGHVVVARLVSARELVGSLDALAPEVVLVGAGRATLGRELLAACDQRGVRVVALAANDLEHHHARHVGLLEVADAGADWSAIEALVEGAVMPGDAPRAADAKRGTVLAVWGPTGAPGRTTVAINLAASFVQAGRSVVLVDADAYGGAVAPQLGLLDAAPGFAAACRLAGSDALDRAELDRLAQRHTAPGGSFRVLTGLAGTRRWPELAADRVAGVLDALRGWADLVVVDTGFCLERDEELSTDVFAPRRNAATVAAVEVAERTVAVGQADTVGLARFVRGYADLLEFTDASRVHPVVNRVRASVLGLDPGGQARHALQRLAGITDATLLPDDRRATDAALLVARPLVEAAPRSPLALGVRGLAERLAPGGAGAAPRRVRRLLARA; from the coding sequence ATGGCGCGCATCGCCCTGGTGCTGGGGCACGAGCTCGAGGACCGCATCCTTGCCGATGTCGTCGAGCACGGCCACGTCGTGGTCGCGCGGCTGGTGAGCGCGCGCGAGCTCGTCGGCTCGCTCGACGCGCTCGCGCCCGAGGTCGTGCTCGTGGGCGCCGGGCGCGCGACGCTCGGACGCGAGCTCCTCGCGGCGTGCGACCAGCGCGGGGTCCGGGTGGTCGCCCTCGCGGCGAACGACCTCGAGCACCACCACGCGCGTCACGTCGGCCTGCTGGAGGTCGCCGACGCCGGCGCCGACTGGTCCGCGATCGAGGCGCTCGTCGAGGGTGCGGTCATGCCGGGCGACGCCCCGCGCGCCGCCGATGCGAAGCGGGGCACGGTGCTCGCCGTGTGGGGGCCGACCGGCGCCCCCGGTCGCACCACGGTGGCGATCAACCTCGCGGCGTCGTTCGTGCAGGCGGGACGCTCGGTCGTGCTCGTCGACGCCGACGCCTACGGCGGTGCGGTGGCCCCGCAGCTCGGGCTGCTCGACGCCGCGCCGGGCTTCGCGGCCGCGTGCCGCCTCGCGGGTTCGGATGCGCTCGACCGGGCGGAGCTCGACCGCCTCGCCCAGCGGCACACCGCCCCGGGCGGGTCGTTCCGCGTGCTCACGGGGCTCGCCGGAACCCGGCGCTGGCCCGAGCTGGCCGCCGACCGGGTCGCGGGCGTGCTGGACGCCCTCCGCGGCTGGGCCGACCTCGTGGTCGTCGACACCGGCTTCTGCCTCGAGCGCGACGAGGAGCTCTCCACGGACGTCTTCGCGCCGCGCCGCAACGCCGCGACCGTCGCCGCCGTCGAGGTGGCGGAGCGCACGGTCGCGGTCGGCCAGGCCGACACGGTCGGCCTCGCGCGGTTCGTGCGCGGCTACGCCGACCTGCTCGAGTTCACGGATGCCTCCCGGGTGCATCCGGTCGTGAACCGGGTGCGCGCGTCGGTGCTCGGCCTCGATCCGGGCGGCCAGGCGCGGCACGCGCTCCAGCGGCTCGCGGGCATCACCGACGCGACGCTGCTGCCCGACGACCGGCGCGCGACGGACGCCGCGCTCCTCGTCGCGCGACCGCTGGTCGAGGCGGCGCCGAGGTCGCCCCTGG